Proteins from a genomic interval of Gossypium hirsutum isolate 1008001.06 chromosome A09, Gossypium_hirsutum_v2.1, whole genome shotgun sequence:
- the LOC107935164 gene encoding uncharacterized protein — protein MPKERRFSTPLGPDFSDGDGEEGSDDVAAGFSGVRGVEGWWLARGEAKGSAPRVAAEKIKAKIGYNNDDPPILQPAGGEGTSAVAKAATDTQTVVKSPAKKGEEEKDGSALKHLKAQLPLQLFATVLT, from the exons ATGCCGAAAGAGAGGAGATTTTCAACCCCTCTTGGACCCGATTTCAGCGACGGCGACGGAGAGGAGGGCTCCGACGACGTGGCTGCGGGGTTCTCCG GTGTCAGAGGCGTGGAAGGCTGGTGGTTGGCTCGAGGGGAGGCCAAGGGTTCGGCACCACGCGTGGCTGCTGAAAAAATAAAG gccaaaattggctatAACAATGATGACCCGCCGATCTTACAACCCGCCGGTGGTGAAGGGACATCAGCAGTTGCAAAGGCGGCAACTGACACACAGACCGTTGTTAAGTCACCAGCCAAAAAGggtgaagaagaaaaggatggCTCTGCATTGAAACATTTGAAAGCTCAGCTTCCTCTTCAACTTTTTGCAACAGTCTTGACTTGA
- the LOC107935154 gene encoding kinesin-13A-like (The RefSeq protein has 1 substitution compared to this genomic sequence), which produces MQQSNAAATAFYDHAGGGGSFDNAGPAGGDAGDAVMARWLQSAGLQHLASPSTSTGIDQRLLPNLLMQGYGAESAEEKQRLFKLMRNLKFNGEFGLEPYTPTAQSSGGQATSDGFHSPEFKGDFGSGLLDLHAIDDTELLSEHVISEPFEPSPFMPGVNKSFENESNVTSSRQQKEQSYADASASSFIANEKEISTRENNVAKIKVVVRKRPLNKKEISRKEDDIVTVDENALTVHEPKLKVDLTAYVEKHEFCFDAVLDEHVTNDEVYRVTVEPIIPIIFQRTKATCFAYGQTGSGKTFTMQPLPLRAAQDLIRFLHQPVYHSQRFKLWLSYFEIYGGKLFDLLSDRKKLCMREDGRQQICIVGLQEFEVLDVQVVKEYIERGNAARSTGSTGANEESSRSHAILQLAIKKHPEIKESKRNNDGNESKSGKVVGKISFIDLAGSERGADTTDNDRQTRIEGAEINKSLLALKECIRALDNDQIHIPFRGSKLTEVLRDSFVGNSRTVMISCISPNAGSCEHTLNTLRYADRVKSLSKSGNPKKDQAVTSLPPSNTDASSASSLPAPADIEVIYEQQQEAKVVDTSQRVVEKDVYTVDFDKQLSKFPSGYSFNRKEESGLTSGPTGRERFEVNNPYGSSTNRVYSSNSQNSADTEEKVQKVSPPRRKVTREEKSDKMAGIIAKKDGGGSDLSTTKSRQSNAVSYSNANNVGHRQYDPEPPDENINAILEEEEALIAAHRKEIEDTMEIVREEMKLLAEVDQPGSLIDNYVTQLSFVLSRKAAGLVGLQARLARFQHRLKEQEILSRKRVPR; this is translated from the exons ATGCAGCAAAGCAATGCTGCTGCGACGGCGTTTTACGATCACGCTGGAGGCGGCGGGTCCTTCGACAATGCTGGTCCCGCTGGCGGAGATGCTGGTGATGCCGTTATGGCACGGTGGTTGCAATCTGCTGGATTGCAGCATCTGGCCTCTCCCTTGACTTCTACAGGCATCGACCAACGCCTCCTTCCTAATCTACTCATGCAG GGGTATGGGGCAGAATCTGCTGAAGAGAAGCAGCGGCTATTCAAATTAATGAGGAACCTCAAATTTAATGGTGAATTTGGTTTGGAGCCATACACACCAACTGCCCAAAGTTCTGGAGGGCAGGCTACATCTGATGGGTTCCATTCTCCAGAGTTCAAGGGGGATTTTGGATCTGGCCTTTTGGATCTTCATGCTATTGATGATACAGAGCTTCTTTCTGAG CATGTTATCTCAGAACCTTTTGAGCCATCACCATTCATGCCTGGTGTGAACAAATCATTTGAAAACGAATCTAATGTGACATCTAGCCGGCAGCAAAAAGAGCAAAGTTATGCAGATGCCTCTGCTTCGTCATTCATTGCCAATGAAAAAGAGATCAGTACAAGGGAAAATAATGTTGCTAAGATTAAAGTTGTG GTACGTAAAAGACCATTAAACAAGAAAGAAATTTCTCGGAAGGAGGATGATATAGTAACTGTAGATGAGAATGCTTTAACGGTCCATGAACCCAAGCTAAAG GTGGACTTGACAGCATATGTAGAGAAGCATGAATTCTGTTTTGATGCTGTTCTGGATGAGCATGTTACTAATGATGAG GTTTATCGTGTTACTGTTGAGCCAATTATTCCCATAATTTTTCAGCGAACAAAAGCCACTTGTTTTGCATATGGGCAAACAG gtAGTGGTAAGACGTTCACAATGCAGCCATTACCTCTCAGAGCTGCACAAGACCTCATTAGATTCTTGCATCAGCCAGTTTATCACAGTCAGAGATTTAAATTGTGGCTTAGCTATTTTGAGATATATGGTGGAAAACTCTTTGACCTTTTGAGTGATAGAAA GAAACTTTGTATGAGAGAAGATGGGAGACAACAAATCTGTATTGTTGGACTGCAAGAATTTGAGGTGTTAGATGTGCAAGTTGTCAAGGAATACATTGAGAGGGGAAATGCTGCTAGAAGCACTGGATCTACTGGTGCAAATGAGGAGTCTTCAAGGTCACATGCTATTTTACAACTTGCCATCAAGAAACACCCTGAGATAAAGGAGTCGAAACGGAACAATGATGGGAATGAATCTAAAAGTGGGAAGGTTGTGGGAAAGATTTCTTTTATTGATCTTGCTGGCAGTGAAAGAGGTGCAGACACCACCGACAATGACCGACAAACTAG GATTGAGGGTGCAGAAATTAATAAGAGCCTTTTGGCTCTCAAGGAGTGTATTCGTGCCCTGGACAATGATCAGATCCATATACCATTCCGTGGGAGCAAACTCACTGAAGTGCTCCGTGACTCTTTCGTTGGCAACTCAAGGACTGTTATGATCTCGTGTATTTCTCCAAATGCAGGTTCATGTGAGCACACTCTCAATACTCTGAGATATGCTGATAG GGTTAAAAGTCTTTCCAAAAGTGGTAATCCCAAAAAGGACCAGGCTGTAACTTCTTTACCACCAAGTAATACGGATGCTTCTTCAGCATCTTCTCTGCCAGCTCCCGCAGATATAGAAGTCATATATGAACAACAACAGGAAGCCAAAGTTGTTGATACAAGTCAAAGGGTTGTAGAAAAAGATGTTTATACTGTTGACTTTGATAAACAGCTGTCAAAGTTTCCGTCAGGTTACTCTTTCAACAGGAAAGAGGAAAGTGGATTGACTTCTGGCCCAACAGGTCGGGAGAGATTTGAAGTGAATAACCCCTACGGCAGTTCAACAAACAGAGTTTACTCATCAAATTCTCAAAACTCAGCTGATACAGAAGAGAAAGTGCAGAAGGTGTCACCACCTCGTAGAAAAGTGACTAGAGAAGAAAAGTCAGATAAGATGGCCGGGATCATAGCTAAGAAAGATGGGGGAGGATCTGATTTGTCCACTACAAAGTCTAGGCAGTCAAATGCTGTTAGTTATAGCAATGCAAATAATGTTGGACATAGACAATATGATCCCGAGCCTCCTGATGAGAATATCAATGCAATACTTGAG GAGGAAGAGGCTTTAATTGCTGctcacagaaaagaaattgaggATACAATGGAAATTGTTCGTGAA GAAATGAAGCTTTTGGCAGAGGTGGACCAACCAGGCAGCCTCATCGACAATTATGTGACCCAACTAAGCTTTGTGCTTTCACGCAAGGCTGCTGGTCTGGTTGGCCTTCAAGCTCGCCTTGCCAGGTTCCAGCATCGATTGAAAGAGCAGGAGATACTGAGTCGGAAGAGAGTTCCTCGTTAA
- the LOC107935154 gene encoding kinesin-13A-like isoform X1: MQQSNAAATAFYDHAGGGGSFDNAGPAGGDAGDAVMARWLQSAGLQHLASPLTSTGIDQRLLPNLLMQGYGAESAEEKQRLFKLMRNLKFNGEFGLEPYTPTAQSSGGQATSDGFHSPEFKGDFGSGLLDLHAIDDTELLSEHVISEPFEPSPFMPGVNKSFENESNVTSSRQQKEQSYADASASSFIANEKEISTRENNVAKIKVVVRKRPLNKKEISRKEDDIVTVDENALTVHEPKLKVDLTAYVEKHEFCFDAVLDEHVTNDEVYRVTVEPIIPIIFQRTKATCFAYGQTGSGKTFTMQPLPLRAAQDLIRFLHQPVYHSQRFKLWLSYFEIYGGKLFDLLSDRKKLCMREDGRQQICIVGLQEFEVLDVQVVKEYIERGNAARSTGSTGANEESSRSHAILQLAIKKHPEIKESKRNNDGNESKSGKVVGKISFIDLAGSERGADTTDNDRQTRIEGAEINKSLLALKECIRALDNDQIHIPFRGSKLTEVLRDSFVGNSRTVMISCISPNAGSCEHTLNTLRYADRVKSLSKSGNPKKDQAVTSLPPSNTDASSASSLPAPADIEVIYEQQQEAKVVDTSQRVVEKDVYTVDFDKQLSKFPSGYSFNRKEESGLTSGPTGRERFEVNNPYGSSTNRVYSSNSQNSADTEEKVQKVSPPRRKVTREEKSDKMAGIIAKKDGGGSDLSTTKSRQSNAVSYSNANNVGHRQYDPEPPDENINAILEEEEALIAAHRKEIEDTMEIVREEMKLLAEVDQPGSLIDNYVTQLSFVLSRKAAGLVGLQARLARFQHRLKEQEILSRKRVPR, translated from the exons ATGCAGCAAAGCAATGCTGCTGCGACGGCGTTTTACGATCACGCTGGAGGCGGCGGGTCCTTCGACAATGCTGGTCCCGCTGGCGGAGATGCTGGTGATGCCGTTATGGCACGGTGGTTGCAATCTGCTGGATTGCAGCATCTGGCCTCTCCCTTGACTTCTACAGGCATCGACCAACGCCTCCTTCCTAATCTACTCATGCAG GGGTATGGGGCAGAATCTGCTGAAGAGAAGCAGCGGCTATTCAAATTAATGAGGAACCTCAAATTTAATGGTGAATTTGGTTTGGAGCCATACACACCAACTGCCCAAAGTTCTGGAGGGCAGGCTACATCTGATGGGTTCCATTCTCCAGAGTTCAAGGGGGATTTTGGATCTGGCCTTTTGGATCTTCATGCTATTGATGATACAGAGCTTCTTTCTGAG CATGTTATCTCAGAACCTTTTGAGCCATCACCATTCATGCCTGGTGTGAACAAATCATTTGAAAACGAATCTAATGTGACATCTAGCCGGCAGCAAAAAGAGCAAAGTTATGCAGATGCCTCTGCTTCGTCATTCATTGCCAATGAAAAAGAGATCAGTACAAGGGAAAATAATGTTGCTAAGATTAAAGTTGTG GTACGTAAAAGACCATTAAACAAGAAAGAAATTTCTCGGAAGGAGGATGATATAGTAACTGTAGATGAGAATGCTTTAACGGTCCATGAACCCAAGCTAAAG GTGGACTTGACAGCATATGTAGAGAAGCATGAATTCTGTTTTGATGCTGTTCTGGATGAGCATGTTACTAATGATGAG GTTTATCGTGTTACTGTTGAGCCAATTATTCCCATAATTTTTCAGCGAACAAAAGCCACTTGTTTTGCATATGGGCAAACAG gtAGTGGTAAGACGTTCACAATGCAGCCATTACCTCTCAGAGCTGCACAAGACCTCATTAGATTCTTGCATCAGCCAGTTTATCACAGTCAGAGATTTAAATTGTGGCTTAGCTATTTTGAGATATATGGTGGAAAACTCTTTGACCTTTTGAGTGATAGAAA GAAACTTTGTATGAGAGAAGATGGGAGACAACAAATCTGTATTGTTGGACTGCAAGAATTTGAGGTGTTAGATGTGCAAGTTGTCAAGGAATACATTGAGAGGGGAAATGCTGCTAGAAGCACTGGATCTACTGGTGCAAATGAGGAGTCTTCAAGGTCACATGCTATTTTACAACTTGCCATCAAGAAACACCCTGAGATAAAGGAGTCGAAACGGAACAATGATGGGAATGAATCTAAAAGTGGGAAGGTTGTGGGAAAGATTTCTTTTATTGATCTTGCTGGCAGTGAAAGAGGTGCAGACACCACCGACAATGACCGACAAACTAG GATTGAGGGTGCAGAAATTAATAAGAGCCTTTTGGCTCTCAAGGAGTGTATTCGTGCCCTGGACAATGATCAGATCCATATACCATTCCGTGGGAGCAAACTCACTGAAGTGCTCCGTGACTCTTTCGTTGGCAACTCAAGGACTGTTATGATCTCGTGTATTTCTCCAAATGCAGGTTCATGTGAGCACACTCTCAATACTCTGAGATATGCTGATAG GGTTAAAAGTCTTTCCAAAAGTGGTAATCCCAAAAAGGACCAGGCTGTAACTTCTTTACCACCAAGTAATACGGATGCTTCTTCAGCATCTTCTCTGCCAGCTCCCGCAGATATAGAAGTCATATATGAACAACAACAGGAAGCCAAAGTTGTTGATACAAGTCAAAGGGTTGTAGAAAAAGATGTTTATACTGTTGACTTTGATAAACAGCTGTCAAAGTTTCCGTCAGGTTACTCTTTCAACAGGAAAGAGGAAAGTGGATTGACTTCTGGCCCAACAGGTCGGGAGAGATTTGAAGTGAATAACCCCTACGGCAGTTCAACAAACAGAGTTTACTCATCAAATTCTCAAAACTCAGCTGATACAGAAGAGAAAGTGCAGAAGGTGTCACCACCTCGTAGAAAAGTGACTAGAGAAGAAAAGTCAGATAAGATGGCCGGGATCATAGCTAAGAAAGATGGGGGAGGATCTGATTTGTCCACTACAAAGTCTAGGCAGTCAAATGCTGTTAGTTATAGCAATGCAAATAATGTTGGACATAGACAATATGATCCCGAGCCTCCTGATGAGAATATCAATGCAATACTTGAG GAGGAAGAGGCTTTAATTGCTGctcacagaaaagaaattgaggATACAATGGAAATTGTTCGTGAA GAAATGAAGCTTTTGGCAGAGGTGGACCAACCAGGCAGCCTCATCGACAATTATGTGACCCAACTAAGCTTTGTGCTTTCACGCAAGGCTGCTGGTCTGGTTGGCCTTCAAGCTCGCCTTGCCAGGTTCCAGCATCGATTGAAAGAGCAGGAGATACTGAGTCGGAAGAGAGTTCCTCGTTAA
- the LOC107935101 gene encoding pentatricopeptide repeat-containing protein At3g06920, which yields MKTIFRNPGISLCIRTTCCQIFNTCKSLSSLSDGSSSELYKKSAIFEGKINSIEGVRKEVDDVCCILESGPWGSAIENALSSLNEKPQPGLIIGVLRKLKDVNLAINYFRWTEKKTDQAHCPEAYNSLLILVARNKKFDCLEQVLEEMSMVGFGPSSNACIELVVSCVKSQKLREAFDIIQMMRKFKFRPAFSAYTTLIGALSAVFESDLMLTLFHQMQELGYEVSVHLFTTLIRVFAKEGRVDAALNLLDEMRSNCFEADVVLYNVCIDCFGKVGKVDMAWKFFHEMKAQGLVPDDVTFTSMIGVLCKSNRLQEAIELFELMEQDRKVPCAYAYNTMIMGYGSAGKFDEAYGLLERQKAKGSIPSVISYNCILTCLGKKGKVQEALRIFEDMKKDAVPNLPTYNILIDMLCKDGNLEDALRIQGTMKEAGLYPNVITVNIMIDRLCKAQKLDEAVSIFEGMDHKVCCPNEVTFCSLIDGLGKHGRVNDAYRLYEKMLDSNKIPNAVVYTSLIRNFFKCGRKEDGHKIYKEMLRRGCAPDLMLLNTYMDCVFKAGEIEKGRALFEEIKAQGFIPDVQSYSILIHCLVKAGFAHETYQLFHAMKEQGCILDTRAYNTVIDGFCKSGKVNKAYQLLEEMKSKGHQPTVVTYGSVIDGLSKIDRLDEAYMLLEEAKSQGIELNLVIYSSLVDGFGKVGRIDEAYLILEELMQKGLTPNTYTWNCLLDALVKAEEVDEALVCFKSMKDMNCPPNHITYSILINGLCKIRKFNKAFVLWQEMEKQWLKPNTITYTTMISGLAKAGNVAEAHGLFERFKANGGIPDSACYNAIIEGLSNANRATDAYKLFEETRRKGLNIHTKTCVVLLDALHKAECLEQAAIVGAVLKETAKSQHASRYW from the exons ATGAAGACTATCTTCAGAAATCCAG GGATAAGCCTTTGTATCCGTACAACCTGTTGTCAAATTTTCAATACTTGTAAGTCCCTGTCTTCATTATCCGATGGGTCTTCGTCTGAATTGTATAAGAAATCTGCCATTTTTGAGGGTAAAATTAATAGTATTGAAGGGGTGCGGAAAGAAGTAGATGATGTGTGTTGTATTTTAGAGAGTGGTCCTTGGGGATCCGCCATTGAAAACGCTTTGTCTTCACTCAATGAGAAGCCTCAACCCGGGTTAATCATTGGGGTTTTGAGGAAGTTGAAAGACGTTAACCTAGCAATAAACTATTTCCGATGGACCGAGAAGAAAACCGACCAAGCGCATTGTCCGGAAGCATATAATTCGCTTCTCATATTGGTGGCTCGGAATAAGAAGTTTGATTGTCTCGAACAGGTTCTTGAAGAGATGAGCATGGTGGGATTCGGCCCATCTAGTAATGCTTGCATCGAGTTGGTTGTTAGTTGTGTCAAATCCCAAAAGTTAAGGGAAGCTTTCGATATTATACAGATGATGAGGAAGTTCAAGTTTCGACCGGCTTTTTCGGCTTACACCACTCTTATCGGTGCTTTGTCCGCTGTGTTTGAATCAGATcttatgcttactctgtttcatcAGATGCAGGAGCTAGGTTATGAAGTTAGTGTCCATTTGTTTACTACACTTATTCGTGTGTTTGCTAAGGAAGGACGGGTTGATGCAGCTCTTAATCTTTTAGATGAGATGAGGAGCAACTGTTTTGAAGCTGATGTTGTGCTTTATAATGTTTGTATAGACTGTTTCGGTAAGGTAGGGAAGGTCGATATGGCATGGAAATTCTTTCATGAGATGAAAGCACAAGGTCTAGTGCCCGATGACGTGACTTTCACGAGCATGATTGGTGTTTTATGCAAATCGAATCGGTTGCAAGAAGCTATAGAGTTATTCGAGTTGATGGAGCAAGATAGAAAGGTCCCTTGTGCTTATGCTTATAACACCATGATAATGGGATATGGCTCAGCGGGAAAGTTTGATGAAGCGTACGGTCTATTAGAAAGACAGAAAGCAAAGGGATCAATTCCAAGTGTGATATCGTATAACTGCATTCTCACTTGCCTTGGGAAGAAGGGGAAAGTGCAAGAGGCATTGAGGATCTTCGAGGATATGAAGAAAGATGCCGTGCCCAACCTTCCAACTTATAACATTCTCATAGACATGCTTTGTAAGGATGGTAATCTCGAGGATGCTTTGAGGATTCAGGGTACCATGAAAGAAGCTGGCTTATACCCGAATGTTATAACCGTAAACATAATGATTGATAGACTGTGTAAAGCACAAAAACTCGATGAGGCTGTTTCTATATTTGAAGGAATGGATCACAAAGTTTGCTGTCCTAACGAGGTTACATTTTGCTCCCTTATAGATGGTTTGGGAAAACATGGTAGAGTAAATGATGCCTATAGACTTTACGAGAAGATGCTGGATTCCAATAAGATCCCGAATGCTGTTGTATATACATCCCTCATTCGGAACTTCTTCAAGTGCGGGAGGAAGGAGGATGGTCATAAGATATACAAAGAAATGCTGCGAAGGGGCTGCGCACCTGATCTTATGCTCCTCAATACCTACATGGATTGTGTGTTTAAAGCTGGGGAAATCGAGAAGGGTCGGGCTTTGTTCGAGGAAATAAAGGCTCAAGGATTCATTCCAGATGTTCAAAGCTATTCGATTCTGATACATTGTCTCGTGAAAGCAGGTTTCGCACATGAAACCTATCAGTTGTTTCATGCAATGAAGGAGCAAGGTTGCATTTTGGACACCCGTGCTTATAACACCGTGATTGATGGATTTTGCAAGTCGGGTAAGGTTAACAAAGCTTATCAGCTTCTAGAGGAAATGAAATCAAAAGGTCACCAACCGACTGTTGTTACCTATGGTTCCGTCATTGATGGTCTTTCTAAGATTGATAGGCTTGATGAAGCATACATGCTCCTCGAAGAAGCAAAATCGCAGGGCATAGAGTTGAATTTAGTTATCTATAGTAGTCTTGTTGATGGGTTCGGAAAAGTCGGAAGAATAGATGAAGCATATTTAATATTGGAAGAGTTAATGCAAAAGGGTTTGACACCGAACACATACACATGGAATTGCTTGCTTGATGCTTTGGTGAAAGCCGAAGAGGTCGATGAAGCCCTTGTTTGTTTCAAGTCTATGAAAGATATGAATTGTCCCCCGAACCATATCACATATAGCATTCTCATAAATGGTCTTTGCAAGATTCGAAAATTCAATAAGGCCTTTGTGCTTTGGCAAGAAATGGAAAAGCAATGGTTAAAACCGAATACCATCACGTACACCACTATGATTTCCGGACTTGCAAAAGCTGGTAATGTTGCTGAAGCTCATGGACTTTTCGAGAGGTTTAAGGCTAACGGGGGTATACCTGATTCTGCATGCTATAATGCCATCATCGAGGGGCTAAGCAACGCAAACAGGGCAACGGATGCATATAAACTTTTTGAAGAAACTCGACGGAAAGGTTTGAACATTCATACCAAAACCTGTGTTGTTCTTCTAGATGCACTGCATAAAGCTGAATGTCTTGAGCAAGCAGCTATTGTAGGGGCTGTCTTGAAAGAAACAGCAAAGTCTCAACATGCTTCGAGATATTGGTAA